From the genome of Dermacentor andersoni chromosome 3, qqDerAnde1_hic_scaffold, whole genome shotgun sequence:
TTTAAACAAGTTCATTATGCAATATTGCATGTGCCTAACTTCCTGAGGAATTGATTACAATACAATTACCATTACTGCTGGAACCATTATCACGGGAGGTATATTTCTGTTCAGAGAAGTGAAAGTTGTGATTCATTATATCTGCAAGTATGTGCCCTGCACATATGTGCCGTttcacgtgtgcagcaggcttttgcctccacgtgttgcaggagtgtcagCACCCTGCCGAGCTTTTTATTACCAGCCATGACACTGCGCACTTGTACGAATAAATAATGGTGGCAAACATTATTGTGCTGTGCTATTGCTCTACTTATATTACTTTGACCAGATTTGATCGAATAACTGATGCAGTATAACATCTGAGTAAAACAGAGGCTATGAGAGACACTAGTTCAGTTCTGACATTTCTGCATCTTGTCACCACCAGGATGCAGCCAACACAGCTAAGAATCATATGCGAAGCCTCTCAAATTGAATCATTAGTTGCCTTAAAAGCATCAGACAGATAGGTTTATGAAATTGCAGTAGCTGCTTCCTTGCAGGTTTAAATAGGTGAGATGCAAGATGAGGATTAAAGAATTTAGATGTCTCCCAGTGGCACTTCTGTGATTTTCCTTGAGATATTTGTGGGTCAAGACACTTCACACTCTTCTCAAAGGTCTCACCTCTGGCTTAATCATGCTGAAGTACTCTTGACCATTTTGTCTCTTGTAGAGGTAGTAGATTGACCCGGGCACTTTCTTGAAGTTGCATGCGGCATGGTGAAGCCTTGTATTGATCTGAGCCTCCTCAAGAATGTGCTGTGCCTGCTTTTGGAGAAACTGTACTTGCTCAGCTATCACAGTGAGCTTGTTGGAGACATTGGCCTTGATGAAGTCATCTGCCTGCCAGACAAACAGCAATGGGGATAATAATCATTCAACTATTCACAAGCTTTAAGAGATTGTAAAATGTCATATCTATTTAAGTCAGAGTCCTTTAAAGCACATTAAATCCATACTTTTACATAGCATAGTACAATGCTACACCTTCATGCCTTTGTAAGTGCTATAGGCTGGGTACTTAACATTGTAACCTGCTTATATGTGCCACTGATAGTGTCGCCTTGCAAGAGCAAATTTCTATATCAGATGCAACTTGCAAAGCATTACTTCAAATTGCATTATTGCATTAATTTCGAAAAGACAGTATATATGCGGATAACATTAAAAAAGTAGCCACTGGTATATCTCTATGGCACAGAAAATGCTTTTTTGTCAGAGGTAGcgcaatataagtaccttggcttgTACATAACAAAGGATCTTTCCTGGTCAAAGCACCTTCACACAGTAATAGCAAATTGtcgccgcaagttgttttttctaagACGCGCATTTAAATCCTCCACACCAACAGTACGTCTATTGGCATACAAAACACTAGTCCACCCCGTTTTAGAATATGCTAGTTATATGGGACCCATTCACTAAAAGAGATATTGGAAAGCTagaaagcttacagaaaaaagcAGTTCGATTCATCTACAATACATATGGGGGTAGTTCTATTACTAACCTTTTATCTTGGAGCGGCTTGCCTTCTATAAGTGACAGAAATCGTGCATGTCGTCTAAAATTCTTTTTCCAACTAATAAATGGTCACTACAACATCGACACGTCTCACATTATCACCTATGCAACAGGTTACGCTACCAGACAGCGACACTCACTAGCTGTAACTCCATTTACAACACGTGTGAACTGCttcaagtattccttttttccgagaactatagtagattggaatgagctggccgataaaactgtaacACAGGACTCTTTATCACTTTTCGAACCATATCCTTaccttttttcttttgcgttgCTGAGATTGTTAGTGATAGCACTGTTTGACTGTATGATTGGGAAAGATCGCTGAAGTAAAGTTGAAGCGCTTGTTTTTGCGCCTGTGTTTTTTGCACCTGTTTTTTGCGCTTGTGTGAAGAATTTTTTTAGTGCAATTCtccatttttgtatttattttgttttgtgaaCTTATTCGTGTACCACGCCGCTAAGATCTTGTTTAAGatcgcagtatttataaataaaattaaaaaaaaattacagaagtGTCACCAGCAAGTAAACAATGACATTATGCGCAGTCCATTATTGGCACTGCATCAAGACACATTGGAAGTGTCTAGGATGTTCTGAAAGTCTTAATTAAAACATGTACCTACTAATTGCTGGTGCACGCTAGCTTTGTCTTTAGTCTGTGACTGCTGCTGCTATACCCTGCGCGCTGTTTGCACTTGGCAACCATACATGCAAATTACTTACACTTGGCTACTACAGCACACCTGATCCATCATTGAATAATGTTTGTCTGTGTGCACCACTTTCAATGGGCAACTTGCTTGTCAAGACACAGGTGCCCTGTTGGTCAACAATTCACAGCCTCTACAAAGTTGCAAGGGCCAAGCAAGAGATAAGCAGATCATGTTAATGTGCAGCTTCTCATCCCCTTGTGTTACCAGAAAGGTGCCTGCAACATCATCTGTGCGAACAATCTTTGGCTACATTTGCATTTCTCTATGATGAGCCAAGAAGAGACACCTTTGAAAAACGTCAAGCTGGCTTTCCCACAATGCATTACTGCAAGATCTAGCAGCCAGTATGTTGTTACACATCATATATTGCATGTGACAGAAAGCATCACACAAAAGCAAGATTAATGCACCGGCTATACACTAATTTCAATTTTAGTGATGTGCTGGCTGCTGCATTTTGGGAAATGGTGCACACTGCGTGAGAGACAGCTTGACACTTTTCAAAGGGTAATTGCAAGGCACGTTTATGCACTCTTGGCTTTCTTGATTTCAAAACAATACCATATGCATAAGCAAACTTTATATGTGCAGCTATTCATGCTATAAATGGGCCATACATATAACACAGTTACTGCACTAAACGAGGTACAAAATGGTGCACAAGCCCATACTTTGCCAGTACAGCCTCTGCAAATTTGTGACTTGCGATCGAGTTTAAGCAACGTAAGTGCTGCATTATGTGTACTCAAAGGAAAATGAATGATAGTGCATGATAAAAGAAATTACTAAATCTGTGCACATCTGAAGTAGCATTACGTTCACTAAAGGTTACTTCGTTATGCAGACTACCAAGTTGAATATTTATAACAGATTAGAAGATTTAATTACGTTCAAGAAAGCTGAAAGGAATGTTAGCTGTGTCCCCTGCCATTAAGTGAAACACAAAGGATAAAAATATAAATACTAAGCTTGAAAGCACGTAATGCACAGGTCAGTCTACTTGCTGCAAAGCTATACAATAGCCACAACCATGCAATGCCTATACAACTTCCTTTAAGGTGAAAAACTAAAAGATAGCAGCGTATTTAAATGGCTTAGTTATGTGCAAAATGCACAATTTGACATGGGTAAATGTGCATTTACATAGACTTCAGTCCATAATAGAATCCTCTGGCCAGTTAGTGGAGTGCACAGCTTTATATAGCCCAATTTCTGTAGTTGACCTGCATTATTtgttatatgccttcattgtttGGTCTGTTTTGCCACTTTAGGGTTGATCAAAGATTATTTGTTGCCGGGCGACTTTACTCATATTGTACTTATTAGATTAAAGAGGACTATGGTAGAAATAAGTAAATAGTACTAACACTTGTCATGTTTACTTGCTTCTACAGCTGTCCCACTCTTTATTTCACACTCATTATTCTTTACCATGACAAAACACGGCATGCATAACTGCATGTTACAATTAGTTTCCATTTGCTTACTGTTTGAAATCGAGAGTTTGACGTAAACTTGTCTGGTCGAGATTGCTcagtcaagggtaaaacggatGCCGcgcaaaaacattaaaagaaaaggtaACTAAGACGTTTTGGCTCCCATATGGGGGCCTTGTTCAcaagtttccttttcttttaagaTTTTTGGTCAGCATCCGTTTTACCTCCGACTATTGCTTACTGTTTGTTACAACTTACTGTTTCAATTTGCCGAGCCAATTCAATGAGATCGGTACGAGGCATCTTCTTGGGAGGCATGCCAGGAAGTTGACAAACCTGCTGTTCCAATGTATCTACACTGCATTCCATTGGTGTTCCTAGAAAAACCATTGGCAATTAGTCAAGATTCATGACGATCACAATCTGCACTAATTTAACTTCCCATGTTTATGCATAACACTACTGTGATTTAtcaacttttgtttttctttccactTATCATATATGTGTGCCATTACCTTTGGTATGGTTATGCTGGTGCACCTACACAAGGTTTTGCAAGAACAGCGTGTATGCTATTACACCGATTGCACCACCAAGACTGCACATGCCTAAACATAATTTCTTGCCCAACTAGGTGACAAAAATGTAAGCAACAGCTTCTAAGT
Proteins encoded in this window:
- the LOC126520942 gene encoding uncharacterized protein C1orf50 homolog, with protein sequence MDVTGTPMECSVDTLEQQVCQLPGMPPKKMPRTDLIELARQIETADDFIKANVSNKLTVIAEQVQFLQKQAQHILEEAQINTRLHHAACNFKKVPGSIYYLYKRQNGQEYFSMIKPEEWGPRCPHEFLGGYRLESDLTWTPTEAIEKKNRQLEAIGRITQFSCWKQEPMAIADAFVQK